A window of Fictibacillus halophilus contains these coding sequences:
- the dnaK gene encoding molecular chaperone DnaK codes for MSKIIGIDLGTTNSCVAVMEGGEAVVIPNPEGNRTTPSVVAFKDGDRSVGEVAKRQAVTNPNTIMSIKRYMGTDHKETVEGKDFTPQEISAIILQKLKSHAEDYLGEKVERAVITVPAYFNDAQRQATKDAGQIAGLQVERIVNEPTAAALAYGLEKDEDQTILVFDLGGGTFDVSILELGDGFFEVKATSGDNKLGGDDFDQVIIDYLVSEFKKENGIDLSQDKMALQRLKDAAEKAKKDLSGVTTTQISLPFITADASGPKHLELNLSRAKFEDLSSDLVERTMGPTRQALNDAGMSPSDLDKVILVGGSTRIPAVQEAIKKFTGKEPHKGVNPDEVVALGAAIQGGVLAGDVKDVVLLDVTPLSLGIETMGGVFTRLIDRNTTIPTSKSQTFSTAADNQTSVDIHVLQGEREMAAHNKTLGRFQLSEIPPAPRGVPQIEVSFDIDANGIVNVRAKDLGTNKEQSITIKSSTGLSDEEIDRMVKDAEENAEADKKKREEIDARNEADQLVFTVDKTLKDLEGKVDEAEVKKAEESKESLKKALEGDDIEAIKKEKEALSEIVQQLSVKLYEQAAQQAQAQQGDAEGQSTKNDDNIVDADYEEVNDDKK; via the coding sequence ATGAGTAAAATCATCGGTATTGACTTAGGTACAACAAACTCTTGTGTAGCTGTTATGGAAGGTGGAGAAGCGGTAGTAATTCCAAACCCGGAAGGTAACCGTACAACACCATCTGTTGTAGCATTCAAAGATGGAGACCGTTCAGTTGGAGAAGTAGCAAAGCGACAAGCTGTAACAAACCCAAACACGATCATGTCAATCAAACGTTATATGGGTACAGATCACAAAGAAACGGTTGAAGGCAAAGATTTTACGCCACAAGAGATTTCTGCGATCATCCTGCAAAAATTAAAGTCTCATGCTGAAGACTATCTTGGAGAAAAAGTTGAAAGAGCGGTAATTACAGTTCCGGCTTATTTCAATGATGCACAGCGTCAAGCTACGAAAGATGCTGGACAGATTGCTGGACTTCAAGTTGAGCGTATTGTGAACGAGCCAACAGCAGCAGCATTGGCTTACGGCCTTGAAAAGGATGAAGACCAAACAATCCTAGTATTTGACCTTGGTGGCGGTACGTTTGACGTATCTATCCTTGAACTAGGTGATGGGTTCTTCGAAGTAAAAGCAACATCTGGTGATAACAAGCTTGGTGGAGATGACTTTGACCAAGTAATCATCGACTATCTAGTAAGCGAATTTAAAAAAGAGAACGGTATTGATCTATCTCAAGATAAAATGGCACTACAACGTCTAAAAGATGCTGCAGAGAAAGCTAAGAAGGATCTGTCTGGTGTAACAACTACACAAATCTCATTACCGTTTATCACAGCTGATGCTTCTGGACCTAAGCACTTAGAGTTAAACTTATCACGTGCAAAATTTGAAGACCTTTCTTCAGACTTAGTTGAACGTACGATGGGACCTACTCGACAAGCACTTAATGATGCTGGAATGTCACCTTCTGACCTGGATAAAGTTATCCTTGTTGGTGGATCGACTCGTATTCCTGCTGTACAAGAAGCAATCAAGAAATTTACAGGTAAAGAGCCACATAAAGGCGTAAACCCTGATGAAGTAGTTGCACTTGGTGCTGCCATTCAAGGTGGAGTACTTGCTGGTGATGTGAAGGATGTTGTTCTTCTTGACGTAACACCTCTTTCATTGGGTATTGAAACGATGGGCGGCGTGTTTACAAGATTGATCGATCGTAACACGACGATTCCAACTTCAAAATCTCAAACGTTCTCAACAGCTGCTGATAACCAAACGTCTGTTGATATCCATGTTCTTCAAGGAGAGCGTGAGATGGCAGCGCACAATAAGACGCTTGGAAGATTCCAGTTATCTGAGATTCCACCAGCACCACGTGGAGTACCTCAAATCGAAGTGAGCTTTGACATCGATGCGAACGGTATTGTAAACGTACGTGCAAAAGATCTTGGAACGAACAAAGAACAATCCATCACGATTAAATCTTCTACAGGGCTTTCTGATGAAGAGATCGATCGCATGGTAAAAGACGCTGAAGAAAATGCTGAAGCGGATAAGAAGAAACGTGAAGAAATCGACGCTAGAAATGAAGCGGATCAGCTTGTATTCACAGTTGATAAAACGTTGAAAGACCTTGAAGGTAAAGTAGACGAGGCTGAAGTTAAGAAAGCTGAAGAATCTAAAGAAAGCTTGAAAAAAGCTCTTGAAGGTGACGATATCGAAGCGATTAAGAAAGAAAAAGAAGCTTTGAGCGAAATCGTTCAACAACTTTCTGTAAAACTTTATGAGCAAGCAGCTCAACAAGCTCAAGCTCAACAAGGTGATGCAGAAGGACAATCAACGAAGAACGATGACAACATCGTTGACGCTGATTATGAAGAAGTAAACGACGATAAAAAGTAA
- the rpsT gene encoding 30S ribosomal protein S20, whose amino-acid sequence MANIKSAIKRVKTNEKRRAHNASLKSGMRTAIKNFEALAASNNAEGAQAAFVTASKKIDKAANKGLIHKNAASRQKSRLAKALNGVNA is encoded by the coding sequence TTGGCTAATATTAAATCAGCGATTAAACGTGTAAAAACTAACGAAAAGCGTCGTGCACACAACGCTTCACTAAAGTCTGGCATGCGTACTGCTATCAAAAACTTTGAAGCACTTGCAGCTTCAAACAATGCAGAAGGTGCTCAAGCAGCTTTTGTTACTGCTTCTAAGAAGATTGACAAAGCAGCAAACAAAGGACTTATCCACAAAAATGCAGCTTCTCGCCAAAAGTCTCGTCTTGCTAAGGCTTTAAACGGTGTTAACGCATAA
- the hemW gene encoding radical SAM family heme chaperone HemW, with protein sequence MLKAAYLHIPFCVQICHYCDFNKVFIHQQPVDEYLQSMKKEMIHTTKRFNNYEMETIFVGGGTPTSLSEQQLQTFLSDVNEVLGNRSLKEFTVEANPEQTTEEKIAVLKDNGVNRLSVGVQAFQSSLLKKLGRTHNKEDVYSTVAEAKKAGIDNMSIDLMFGLPGQTMDMFKESVNEALALDVPHISSYSLQIEKKTVFYNLAQKGKLTLPEQELEAAMYEYLIEALDKKGFKQYEISNFAIPGFESKHNLQYWNNNEYFGIGAGAHSYVEGTRRRNAGPLKQYMNLVEEHGFPYVEEHLVPLVEKMEEEMFMGLRKQEGVSDKTFRNRYGRSMFDIYKEPIQRLIQKGWLEQRQDTLLLTKDGRPLGNEVFQEFIGVVLD encoded by the coding sequence TTGCTTAAAGCTGCATATCTGCATATTCCATTCTGTGTACAAATTTGTCACTATTGTGATTTTAACAAGGTATTTATTCATCAACAGCCAGTGGATGAATATTTGCAATCTATGAAAAAAGAAATGATTCATACCACGAAGAGGTTCAATAATTATGAGATGGAAACCATCTTCGTAGGTGGCGGAACCCCGACCTCTCTGAGCGAACAGCAGCTGCAAACGTTTTTGAGTGATGTGAATGAAGTACTAGGTAACAGATCTCTAAAAGAATTTACTGTTGAAGCGAACCCAGAGCAGACTACTGAAGAAAAAATTGCAGTGTTAAAAGACAATGGAGTTAACAGGCTAAGTGTTGGCGTACAAGCTTTTCAATCTTCTTTGTTAAAAAAATTAGGCAGAACACATAACAAAGAAGATGTCTATTCTACGGTTGCTGAGGCAAAAAAAGCGGGTATCGATAACATGTCGATCGACCTCATGTTTGGATTGCCAGGCCAAACGATGGATATGTTTAAGGAATCGGTAAATGAAGCTTTAGCATTAGATGTTCCTCACATTTCGTCTTATTCGTTGCAGATTGAAAAGAAAACCGTATTTTATAACTTGGCTCAAAAAGGCAAGCTGACTCTTCCGGAGCAAGAGCTTGAAGCTGCCATGTATGAATATTTAATTGAGGCTCTGGATAAAAAAGGATTCAAGCAATATGAGATCAGCAATTTTGCAATTCCGGGGTTTGAGAGCAAGCATAATCTCCAATACTGGAACAATAACGAATATTTTGGTATAGGTGCTGGAGCTCATAGTTATGTTGAAGGAACAAGAAGAAGAAATGCAGGTCCCTTAAAACAATATATGAACTTGGTTGAGGAACATGGTTTCCCTTATGTCGAAGAACATCTGGTTCCATTAGTTGAGAAAATGGAAGAAGAAATGTTCATGGGTCTTCGTAAACAGGAGGGTGTTTCCGATAAGACGTTTAGGAATCGCTATGGCAGATCCATGTTTGATATTTATAAAGAACCGATTCAAAGACTCATTCAAAAAGGCTGGCTTGAGCAAAGACAAGACACTCTTCTATTAACGAAGGATGGAAGACCTTTAGGCAACGAAGTCTTTCAAGAATTTATTGGTGTAGTTTTAGATTGA
- the holA gene encoding DNA polymerase III subunit delta has translation MLTVEALKKKIRNNESSPIYLIWGTEIYLAEEAIQTISGLLSPDEKDFNLSVHNMDEISVQEIIEDAETMPFLGDRRVVVIKNATFLTAAKDKSKIEHDFKVFEQYIQNPAEYTTLVIVVPHEKLDERKKIVKLVKAQSEMIQVSELSNDTAEKWLQKEAVNLEVSIDGDAIQLLLSRLGTRMAVLAKEMEKMALFVGENGVITKDTVDSLVARTLEDDVFALVDHVVHKRTEQALRSFYDLMKQNQEPIQIHALITRQFRMINGVKELQKKGYGEKQIASSLKIHPYAVKLAARHANQFHEVFLRNCLNEFAETDYKLKTGQMDKTLLLELEIVKLSQGS, from the coding sequence GTGCTTACAGTAGAAGCGTTAAAAAAGAAGATTAGAAACAATGAATCATCCCCGATTTATTTGATTTGGGGTACAGAAATTTATTTAGCAGAAGAAGCGATTCAAACCATATCAGGCCTTTTGTCTCCTGATGAAAAGGACTTTAACTTAAGTGTACATAATATGGATGAAATCTCTGTTCAAGAGATTATTGAAGACGCAGAAACGATGCCGTTCTTGGGAGATCGGCGCGTCGTCGTAATAAAAAACGCAACGTTCTTAACTGCTGCAAAAGATAAATCAAAGATCGAACACGACTTCAAAGTATTTGAACAGTACATACAAAATCCTGCAGAATATACAACGTTAGTCATCGTAGTTCCTCATGAAAAACTAGATGAACGCAAGAAAATAGTAAAATTGGTTAAAGCACAATCTGAAATGATTCAGGTTTCAGAGCTTAGTAACGATACTGCTGAAAAATGGCTTCAAAAAGAAGCAGTGAATTTAGAGGTCTCTATCGATGGAGATGCGATTCAATTGCTTCTTTCAAGACTAGGTACACGTATGGCAGTTTTGGCGAAAGAAATGGAAAAAATGGCTCTTTTTGTAGGTGAGAATGGGGTTATTACGAAGGATACGGTAGATTCATTAGTAGCTAGAACGCTTGAAGATGATGTTTTTGCCTTAGTAGATCATGTGGTGCATAAAAGAACTGAACAAGCACTTAGAAGCTTTTATGATCTTATGAAACAAAATCAAGAGCCGATTCAGATTCATGCTTTAATCACAAGACAATTTCGAATGATAAATGGCGTTAAAGAACTGCAAAAGAAAGGTTATGGAGAAAAGCAAATCGCTTCTTCGTTAAAAATACATCCTTACGCCGTAAAGTTAGCTGCAAGGCATGCGAATCAATTTCATGAAGTTTTTCTAAGAAACTGCCTAAATGAGTTTGCAGAAACAGATTATAAATTAAAAACAGGTCAGATGGACAAAACACTCTTACTGGAGTTGGAGATTGTAAAACTCTCACAAGGCTCATAA
- the grpE gene encoding nucleotide exchange factor GrpE, giving the protein MNKEDITQDQTQTDVNEEVTETEEVVVEEVESSTEAPLTEEQQRISELEAKLEEVSQKNLRLQADYDNFRRRTREEQAASLKYKSQSLLEQLLPALDNFERALKTEATNDQTKTLIQGMEMVYRQLADALKQEGLTEIPSVGQTFDPNLHQAVMQVEDSETESNTVIEELQKGYMLKDRVIRPAMVKVNA; this is encoded by the coding sequence ATGAACAAAGAGGACATCACTCAAGATCAAACGCAAACTGATGTGAATGAAGAAGTAACAGAAACTGAAGAAGTTGTTGTTGAAGAAGTGGAATCTTCTACGGAAGCCCCCCTCACCGAAGAGCAACAACGTATTTCAGAGCTAGAAGCAAAGCTTGAGGAAGTTAGCCAAAAGAATCTTCGTCTTCAAGCGGATTATGATAATTTCCGCCGTAGAACAAGAGAAGAGCAGGCAGCGAGCCTTAAATATAAATCTCAAAGTCTTCTTGAACAGTTATTACCTGCACTCGATAACTTTGAGCGTGCTTTGAAGACTGAAGCTACAAACGATCAGACCAAAACCCTTATTCAAGGAATGGAAATGGTTTATCGTCAATTAGCGGATGCACTTAAACAAGAAGGTCTGACAGAAATTCCGTCAGTCGGTCAAACGTTTGACCCCAACCTGCATCAAGCAGTTATGCAAGTGGAGGATTCTGAAACAGAGTCTAATACAGTAATTGAGGAACTGCAAAAAGGTTATATGTTAAAAGATCGAGTTATTCGACCTGCGATGGTAAAAGTAAACGCGTAG
- the gpr gene encoding GPR endopeptidase, protein MGKDLDLSAYSVRTDLAIEAHDMLLKEDEVVNKSTLEGVIIHEKDRDGIKIVRVEIDEKGAETTGKKAGVYVTFEVQGIREKDSKLQERVQEVFAHDFNRFLKEQGIKQDDTCLVVGLGNWNVTPDSLGPLVVENLTITKHLFELAPENVEEGFRPVCAISPGVMGITGIETSDIIDGIVKKANPDFVIAIDALASRSIERVNATIQVSNTGIHPGSGVGNKRKELSKETLGIPVISIGIPTVVDAATITSDTIDFILKHFGREMNEKDKPSKSLLPAGMTFGEKKVLTDDDLPEEDHRKSFLGIVGVLEEDEKLRLIREVLAPIGHNLMVTPKEVDVFIEDMANVLANGLNTALHGGIDQGNTSSYTH, encoded by the coding sequence ATGGGTAAAGATTTGGACCTGTCAGCCTATTCAGTAAGAACGGATCTGGCTATAGAAGCGCACGATATGCTACTAAAAGAAGATGAAGTTGTGAATAAGAGTACACTTGAGGGTGTCATTATACATGAAAAAGATAGAGATGGAATTAAGATTGTTAGAGTAGAGATCGACGAAAAGGGAGCAGAGACTACCGGGAAAAAAGCAGGCGTTTATGTCACTTTTGAGGTTCAAGGAATACGTGAAAAAGATTCGAAACTTCAAGAGCGCGTACAAGAAGTTTTTGCACATGATTTTAACCGCTTCTTAAAAGAGCAAGGCATCAAACAAGATGATACTTGTCTCGTTGTGGGGTTAGGTAATTGGAATGTAACGCCAGATTCTCTTGGGCCATTAGTTGTTGAGAATTTGACGATCACAAAGCACCTGTTCGAATTAGCTCCTGAAAACGTTGAAGAGGGTTTTCGTCCAGTCTGTGCGATATCACCGGGAGTTATGGGTATTACAGGTATTGAAACGAGCGATATCATCGATGGTATCGTGAAAAAGGCAAATCCGGACTTTGTAATAGCAATCGATGCTCTAGCTTCTCGTTCGATTGAAAGGGTGAACGCCACGATTCAGGTTTCAAACACAGGTATCCATCCGGGGTCAGGTGTTGGAAACAAGCGTAAAGAGCTTAGCAAAGAAACATTAGGTATTCCGGTTATCTCTATAGGGATCCCTACGGTGGTTGATGCGGCCACGATTACTAGTGATACGATCGATTTTATCCTTAAGCACTTTGGGCGTGAGATGAATGAGAAGGATAAACCCTCTAAATCCCTTTTACCAGCGGGTATGACGTTTGGGGAAAAGAAAGTACTAACAGACGATGATTTACCTGAGGAAGACCATCGTAAATCGTTCTTAGGAATTGTTGGTGTCTTAGAAGAAGATGAAAAGCTTCGATTGATTCGTGAAGTGCTCGCACCGATCGGACATAACTTGATGGTCACACCTAAAGAAGTGGATGTGTTTATTGAAGACATGGCTAATGTCTTGGCAAATGGTTTAAATACAGCTCTTCATGGTGGCATTGATCAAGGAAATACTTCTTCATATACACATTAA
- a CDS encoding YqzM family protein, which produces MNHFEKDVQSKRNDLIDSGMGFVVSFGFFTVIFAIGVILKAIA; this is translated from the coding sequence ATGAACCATTTCGAAAAAGATGTACAGAGTAAGCGTAACGACCTTATTGATTCCGGCATGGGTTTTGTTGTATCTTTTGGATTCTTTACAGTAATCTTCGCCATTGGAGTCATTCTAAAAGCAATCGCATAA
- a CDS encoding DUF3679 domain-containing protein, translating to MTKFMLKCFGLVTILLFGVLFGIQKAHFEMDELKGSPQESVESSSNPSMNQEETKQNPASATSHDIKTKQETLSKIDSFNVFSALGQRLTSWISSAFGVMISIFGVIISEMLAVFSP from the coding sequence ATGACAAAATTTATGTTAAAGTGTTTCGGACTGGTAACGATTCTTTTATTTGGGGTTTTATTTGGTATTCAAAAAGCGCACTTTGAAATGGATGAGTTAAAAGGCTCTCCACAAGAAAGTGTTGAATCAAGTTCAAATCCTTCAATGAATCAAGAAGAAACAAAACAGAACCCTGCCTCAGCAACAAGTCATGATATAAAAACAAAACAAGAGACGTTAAGTAAAATAGATTCGTTCAATGTTTTTTCAGCACTTGGGCAAAGACTAACATCGTGGATTTCTTCTGCTTTTGGTGTCATGATCTCTATATTTGGTGTTATTATTAGTGAGATGTTGGCAGTATTTTCACCTTAG
- the hrcA gene encoding heat-inducible transcriptional repressor HrcA, with protein MLTERQLFILRVLIDDYIKHVEPVGSRTISKREDITYSPATIRNELADLEDLGFLEKTHTSSGRIPSEKGYRFYVDHLLPSLSMKESEIGHSELLFTEKVQEAEALFDQSAKILSDLTNYTSVVLGPNALDMKLKHMQIIPISSQVAVAIFVTNTGHVENRQIVLPDTIEPSELEKLVNILNERLAGVRLIELNTRIQKELSAVFKKHLKDYQNMGVFLDQLLLWSKKEKLFYGGKTNMLSQPEFRDLDKVRPLLDFLETRDLMEKLVSSTEKGLTIRIGTENEHEAMKNCSVINASYTMHGKHIGTISLIGPTRMEYQKVISLLDSLSKEMTNRLNDFSN; from the coding sequence ATGTTAACGGAACGACAACTCTTTATTCTTCGTGTTTTAATAGATGATTATATTAAACATGTTGAGCCTGTAGGTTCCCGTACAATCTCTAAACGAGAGGACATTACCTACAGTCCCGCAACCATTCGAAACGAACTTGCGGACTTGGAGGATCTTGGCTTTCTTGAGAAAACCCATACATCATCTGGTAGAATCCCATCTGAAAAAGGATATCGATTTTACGTGGACCACCTACTTCCTTCTCTTTCTATGAAAGAAAGTGAGATAGGGCATTCAGAACTCTTATTTACAGAAAAGGTCCAGGAAGCAGAGGCATTATTTGATCAATCAGCTAAAATTCTATCAGATCTGACAAACTATACATCTGTTGTGTTAGGACCTAACGCGTTAGATATGAAATTAAAGCACATGCAGATCATTCCGATTTCTTCCCAAGTGGCAGTTGCGATCTTTGTGACGAACACGGGACATGTAGAGAATAGACAGATTGTACTGCCTGATACAATTGAACCTTCAGAACTAGAGAAGCTTGTGAATATTCTAAACGAAAGGCTTGCAGGTGTTCGATTGATAGAACTGAACACCCGTATTCAAAAAGAACTTTCAGCGGTGTTTAAAAAGCATCTTAAAGACTATCAAAACATGGGCGTATTCTTAGATCAGCTTCTTTTATGGAGCAAGAAGGAAAAGCTTTTTTATGGCGGAAAAACAAACATGCTTTCTCAGCCGGAATTTCGTGACTTAGATAAAGTTAGACCGCTTCTAGATTTTTTAGAAACGCGTGATTTAATGGAAAAGCTCGTATCATCTACAGAAAAAGGGCTCACCATTAGAATCGGTACAGAAAACGAACACGAAGCAATGAAAAACTGCAGTGTGATCAATGCCTCTTATACGATGCATGGTAAACATATAGGTACGATCTCATTAATCGGTCCAACCAGAATGGAATATCAGAAGGTCATTTCATTACTTGATTCCTTATCGAAGGAAATGACGAACCGATTGAACGATTTCTCAAATTAG
- the lepA gene encoding translation elongation factor 4 yields MNREEKLKRQAKIRNFSIIAHIDHGKSTLADRILEETSALTQREMKEQLLDSMDLERERGITIKLNAVQLQYKAKDGEIYTFHLIDTPGHVDFTYEVSRSLAACEGALLIVDAAQGIEAQTLANVYLALENDLEILPVINKIDLPSAEPERVRQEIEDVIGLDASEAVLASAKAGIGIQDILEQIVEKVPAPPGDPEGPLKALIFDSLYDPYRGVVTYIRVAEGTVKVGDKIKMMATGKEFEVLELGVFTPKAVQKDFLTVGDVGFLTASIKNVGDTQVGDTITSAVKGASEPLPGYRKMNPMVYCGLYPVDTAKYNDLREALERLVLNDSALQYEPETSQALGFGFRCGFLGLLHMEIIQERIEREFNIDLIATAPSVIYNVTMTDGEKIIVDNPANMPEAQKISVVEEPYVKASIMTPNDYVGTIMEICQKKRGIFMTMDYLENNRVNVLYEIPLSEIVYDFFDQLKSSTKGYASLDYELIGYKPSKLVKMEILLNNEKIDALSVIVHKDFAYERGKVVVEKLKELIPRQQFEVPIQAAIGQKIVARSNIKALRKNVLAKCYGGDISRKRKLLDKQKEGKKRMKTIGRVDVPQEAFMAVLRMDDTNNNK; encoded by the coding sequence ATGAACAGAGAAGAAAAATTAAAAAGACAAGCTAAGATTAGGAATTTCTCCATAATTGCTCATATTGACCATGGGAAATCCACTTTAGCGGACAGAATTTTGGAAGAAACGAGTGCACTAACACAGCGTGAGATGAAAGAGCAGCTGTTAGACTCGATGGATCTTGAACGTGAACGTGGAATAACGATTAAATTAAATGCCGTTCAGCTGCAATATAAAGCTAAAGATGGTGAGATTTATACGTTCCACTTAATTGATACCCCAGGACACGTAGATTTTACATACGAAGTGTCTAGAAGCTTAGCAGCCTGTGAGGGAGCATTGCTTATCGTGGATGCTGCTCAAGGGATTGAAGCACAGACGCTCGCGAACGTGTATCTGGCACTAGAGAACGATTTAGAGATTCTACCGGTTATCAACAAGATTGATCTTCCGAGTGCAGAGCCTGAACGTGTGCGCCAAGAGATCGAGGATGTTATCGGGTTGGATGCTTCAGAGGCAGTACTTGCTTCAGCAAAAGCAGGAATTGGTATTCAAGATATTCTAGAACAGATCGTAGAAAAAGTACCGGCGCCACCTGGTGATCCAGAAGGGCCGTTAAAAGCGCTTATCTTCGACTCCCTTTATGATCCATATAGAGGTGTCGTGACGTACATTCGAGTAGCTGAAGGAACTGTTAAAGTCGGCGATAAGATTAAGATGATGGCAACAGGTAAAGAGTTTGAAGTACTTGAACTTGGGGTGTTTACACCAAAAGCCGTACAAAAAGACTTCTTAACCGTTGGAGATGTAGGATTCTTAACAGCTTCGATCAAAAATGTTGGAGACACGCAAGTCGGGGATACGATAACGAGTGCAGTGAAAGGCGCATCTGAGCCTCTTCCAGGTTATAGAAAGATGAACCCGATGGTTTACTGCGGACTATATCCAGTAGACACAGCGAAATATAACGATCTTCGTGAAGCGTTAGAACGATTAGTGTTAAATGATTCTGCACTTCAATATGAGCCAGAAACATCTCAAGCACTTGGTTTTGGTTTCCGTTGCGGATTCTTAGGACTGCTTCATATGGAGATCATTCAAGAGCGTATCGAGCGAGAGTTCAACATCGACTTGATCGCGACAGCTCCGAGTGTTATCTACAATGTTACGATGACGGATGGAGAAAAGATCATTGTTGATAATCCGGCGAACATGCCAGAAGCACAAAAGATTTCTGTTGTAGAAGAACCATACGTGAAAGCATCCATCATGACACCGAACGATTATGTTGGTACGATTATGGAGATCTGTCAAAAGAAACGCGGTATCTTCATGACAATGGATTATTTAGAAAATAACCGTGTAAATGTTCTATATGAGATTCCTCTTTCAGAGATCGTGTATGATTTCTTTGATCAGTTGAAATCGAGTACGAAGGGTTATGCATCTCTTGACTATGAATTGATTGGTTATAAGCCATCTAAACTGGTTAAAATGGAAATACTACTGAACAATGAGAAGATTGACGCATTATCTGTAATCGTTCATAAAGATTTTGCATATGAGCGAGGAAAAGTAGTCGTTGAAAAGCTGAAAGAACTTATTCCACGCCAACAGTTTGAGGTGCCGATTCAAGCGGCAATCGGACAAAAGATCGTGGCACGTTCAAACATCAAAGCATTACGAAAGAACGTTTTAGCTAAATGTTACGGTGGAGATATCTCACGTAAACGTAAGCTTCTAGATAAGCAAAAAGAAGGTAAGAAACGTATGAAGACGATCGGTCGAGTCGACGTTCCTCAAGAAGCGTTCATGGCCGTTCTTCGTATGGATGACACAAATAACAATAAATAA